Part of the Lotus japonicus ecotype B-129 chromosome 6, LjGifu_v1.2 genome, AAACCGATATGAATGTAATAATGTATTACCAGCTTTGGCTACGGTACAAAGACAATGAAAAAAGTCTTTAACTTTGTGAGACCACTATACCATTCTATATATTACTTGAAAATTGGATGGTTTTGATGTGTAATTTCGAAAGCTAATGAGAAAATTCTATTGACTACCTCTATCCACACTCTCCTCTGCCACCACCTCCTAGGGCAGCTGCTTCACCTCTTTTCGCGGTGTTGACGGTGGCTGGATCCAAGTTCAGCTAGAGAAACCAAGTGAGCTCTGTGACGCACCAGCCGGGGTAGCACCAGTAACCTTGCTGTCAAGTCCCACATTTTAATGGCGGTGGCAAACTTGGAGACCTTGTAAGTTATGGTGAGCAGAATAGTTTATGTGGTACATTTTGAAGGTCTCCAGCAAACTTTTTTGTTTGTATGGGAACTTGTTAGGTTTTTGCATTCTGAAAGAAGCTACTAATTGTGGCTTGTATGAAATGAGAAGTAACTACAGAATATTTCGACATGAAAGATGAAACCAAGCATGTTGTGTATATCCAAGTAACAGTCCCGTTTGCAATCTATCACCATATTCACTTAATTTTCCTTGTACCATGTTGGATAACTCCATATTTTACAACTAGGTTTACCCGTGCAATTAACTATAATAGTTCATTCAATAAATAAGGTGTCGTTATATAGAGGGGATGCAtctccctttttttttcttcttccttcactATCATTATTATCTCAATTCAAGCTTATTATTTAAAATGAGTCATTACTAGTATTGAGTTGGATTCCAAGTAAATCACCATAATTGTTGACTGCCTAGGAATATGACTTGATAGTAATGAAGTAGTATTGTGTATCATTATGCTTAATGCTTGTTCAAATTAGGAATTTCTAAATAATAAGGATTCTTGGGAATCAAATTACGTAGTATGAAGATTCTTGGGCCATCAAGTCCACAACTTAGTGTTCAATTGTGAGGATGACCCTCCCTCACGGGTTAATTCCTATTCTTAAGAAAGATGCTAGAGGCGTAGCCTCTTCTAGCTCATGTTAGTTTCGGGCTTACGCCCTCTATTttagcaaaaaagaaaaagattgagATGGTTTCAGCCCGAACCAATATTGGCCCATTGTATTATCATAAAAGTGTTGATTTATTGGATTGCTTTTGTTACTAGGTTTTATTCTTTGATTCCTTCAATTCAATTGTCATTAATTCATTCGATTTCATCGCGTTGGTGTTTGATTTAACTAGTAATAAATTCGTagaatttcttttggttacaagaggtaGAATGGTAATTGAATTTTAATTTCTCATGAAAATTTTATGtttccatggaaatggataatTTTCACACTTGTAGTTTTTTTTAAGGCTGCAAACATTGTCCATATAACACAATCAAACTCGAGTCAGGTTGAACTATAAAGGACTGGCAATTTCTCTAGTAAAAAAATTGACTTAATTGCAAATTTAGTGCTAAAACTTGAAATAACTTGTTAAGTTGGAGTCCTCTATAGGaagatccttcaacattctgattAAGGAGTGTGTATGTGTCGGTCTCCTTAATATGCCACTAGCATTCTTTTTGAAAGTGTTTTCTCACTGTTCTACCATTTTatgtaaaataaaaacttattaaGTTGGACCATTTAgttatatttttctattttatctaTAAATAACATTTATGATAATATTATTCTATGTATGCATGTACTTTCAAACAATCCCTCCCCAACAATATAATTCAAGTCTCCCTCACATATTAGATTTATGTTGGACTAACCCCTAACAAAGATCGGATATCAGACTAACGTTACATTATATTCACTTCCCGTCAATGGGGGCTTCCCCCCTTTTTCACCCATTTAGgctatctctctcatctcttcctactctttcttctttcattgAACGCATCGTCACTACCACCAACCATTGGACTTCGACTAATAGCATGTGTTTTGTTACACTTGGAAAATTAAAGAATTAACAACAAAAATACTCAAGCAAGTCTAGACAAGAGTGGAAAAATATTTAAGTGATGATCAATTTGTGACTCAATTgtcacaaaaaaaataaaattaagggactaaaattgttttaaaaacgTTATAAATTGAGAGTTAAAATTACAATTAAACTTACATACCATTTTTTCGAAAAAAACAGGTTATAAATTATGATAATTTTCAGACACTTTATGGTTGTCTTCTGTGATCTGAAttcacaaaagaaaaaaaaatggttgtGTTGTTTTGTGTTGTGTGTCTGTGATGGAATCTGTTTGTTTAAAGTTTAAACGGTCCCAAAATTTGAAATAGCTCAAAAACGAAAGCGGGCTAATTTTCAGTGCACCCTCCTCCTCCAAAATTTGAATTCCCTTTTTAAGTCAACCAAACACAATACAAATTCACCACCCAAAAACCTCATCTCAAATCCCAGCCAGATCTTCATTCATTCTCTTCGGATTTCAATATGTGTAAGCTTTTTCTCTAACTTTTCAATACATATAATAAATCTATAATATAAGGCAGGGTTTAAAGCTAATTAAGCAAACAGTTTAACTAGTGATAGCACAGATGAATTGAGGTTTTTAGATTCTGCTAATATTTGTGTTTGATTTGACGCCTCCAATTTTTCTTCATGAGTGATTAATGTCTTCATTGTTTCCTCTAGTAGTCCTTGTTCATAGTGCTAATTTGAAAAGATGCTCATGAATCTATCTACCTGCATATATACTGATAATTAGCTATTTTCATTACTGTCCTCAGCCATGGAGTATGTCCCAGATGTCATACTTCAATGCATCTTGTCCCATATCAGTAATGCTCGCGATGTGGCAGCTTGCAACTGTGTTTCTAAGAGATGGAAGGACTCAATGGCTTATGTTAGAAGCCTCTACTTTCCTCGCAACTCGTTTGATAGCTATTCTGCCGATGAAAGTCCTGATGATGTTGTGAAAAGAATGGTATCGACAGTTGTGCAATTGGAAGCGCTAGTTGTATACCCCCCATTCTCCCCTCGTGGTCTTGCTTCATGGCTATCACTTGTAGGTCTATCTCTTTCCCGGCTCGAGCTTCGAATGGACAACCTTGCTGACAATCAGGCCTCCTGTGAAAGCCCTTCAAAATTGGATTGCATTGGTGCAGCAAGGAATTTGGAGTCTCTAAAACTTTGGGGTGTGTTGATGATACATTCCCCAAAATGGGATGTCTTCCAAAATCTTAGGACCCTTGAAATAGTTGGTGCAAGATTGGAGGATTCTGTATTGAATGTGGTGCTTCAGTCATGTCCATACCTGACAAGGTTGTTACTGCTTGGATGTGAGGGGATTAGATCAATCTCAATCGACCTTCCGTATTTAGAGCAATGTAAGCTGGATTTTTATGGTTTGGGGAACTGTTCACTTTCGCTAACTTCCCCAAAGATTGAATCTCTTGAGGTACAAGGCTGTAGTTGGATTAGGGTCCCTGAAACCAAGCATTTGAAGAATCTTACAATATCCAATAGTGCAGGTAGTTGAATGTCTGAATTGACTCCTGCCCTCATATATTTCTTGTTGCCATGTTTTTCTTGTTGTCAAGCAACCCTGCCAAAGTAATTTGTCTTATTTGATTGTTAGCTTAATTTTCTTTGTTAATTGTTTCCAGGGAGAGTATACAACATTGATTTCGGAAACCTTTCAGCTCTGG contains:
- the LOC130726166 gene encoding F-box protein At1g10780-like gives rise to the protein MSMEYVPDVILQCILSHISNARDVAACNCVSKRWKDSMAYVRSLYFPRNSFDSYSADESPDDVVKRMVSTVVQLEALVVYPPFSPRGLASWLSLVGLSLSRLELRMDNLADNQASCESPSKLDCIGAARNLESLKLWGVLMIHSPKWDVFQNLRTLEIVGARLEDSVLNVVLQSCPYLTRLLLLGCEGIRSISIDLPYLEQCKLDFYGLGNCSLSLTSPKIESLEVQGCSWIRVPETKHLKNLTISNSAGRVYNIDFGNLSALEFLSMRGIQWCWDAICKMLKLASEVKHLYMKVEFTGDYEALQAFPEIDFVEFFNSHPKLRKFDVHGAMFAALCQRNSLKHVDPGFVIPCLEEVVITVRSPLKAEQKMSTLESLLKYGKNLRTMVIKILQMKSSESSADDFFDDICRFRYMNYGIVRIE